From one Amycolatopsis sp. FDAARGOS 1241 genomic stretch:
- a CDS encoding endonuclease: MSKVDDVLAEYGTTHADQAGIKLADKPQPLYQLLVLTTLMSARIGTDIAIEAAKELWRAGWKTPRAMRDSEWIDRVHALGRGHYVRYDESTARYLVDSAEFLRERYRDDLRGLAEAAGGSVKKLEKLLTEFPRIGPTGAQIFCQEVQAVWPWVRPYFDKRALTGAGKAGLPGDPAKLADRVSGSDLARLAAALVQVNFHTKKR; the protein is encoded by the coding sequence ATGAGCAAGGTCGACGACGTCCTCGCCGAGTACGGCACCACGCACGCGGACCAGGCCGGCATCAAGCTCGCCGACAAACCGCAACCGCTGTACCAGCTGCTGGTGCTGACCACGCTGATGTCGGCGCGCATCGGCACGGACATCGCCATCGAGGCGGCGAAGGAGCTGTGGCGGGCGGGTTGGAAGACACCGCGGGCCATGCGGGACTCCGAGTGGATCGACCGCGTGCACGCGCTCGGCCGCGGCCACTACGTCCGCTACGACGAGAGCACGGCCCGCTACCTGGTCGACAGCGCGGAATTCCTGCGCGAGCGATATCGGGACGACCTGCGCGGCCTGGCCGAAGCCGCCGGCGGGTCCGTGAAGAAACTCGAAAAACTGCTCACGGAGTTCCCGCGCATCGGCCCGACGGGCGCGCAGATCTTCTGCCAGGAGGTCCAGGCGGTGTGGCCGTGGGTACGCCCGTACTTCGACAAGCGGGCGCTGACGGGCGCCGGGAAGGCCGGGCTGCCCGGCGATCCGGCGAAGCTCGCGGATCGCGTGTCCGGTTCGGACCTCGCTCGGCTGGCCGCGGCACTGGTGCAGGTGAACTTCCACACGAAGAAGCGCTGA
- the ctaD gene encoding cytochrome c oxidase subunit I codes for MTEVKTRAEPIKLSPRHSPRGAVFLALVRTTDPKKIGLLYLTTATAFFLAGGAMALLMRAELARPGLQFLSQEQYNQLFTMHGTIMLLLYATPIVFGFANFILPLQIGSPDVAFPRLNAFSYWLYLFGGLIVLSAFLTPAGAPDFGWTAYTPLSDAVHSPGVGGDLWIMGLIVSGLGTILGAVNMITTILCLRAPGMTMFRLPLFTWNIFFTGILILLAFPILTAALFALEADRRLGAHVFDPANGGAILWQHLFWFFGHPEVYIVALPFFGIVTEIIPVFSRKPLYGYRLMVFATIGITALSATVWAHHMFATGAVLLPFFSILTFLIAVPTGIKFFNWIGTMWKGSLSFETPMLWSTGFMVTFLLGGLTGVILAAPPLDFHVHDTYFVVAHFHYVLFGTIVFATFAGIYFWFPKMTGRMLDERLGKWQFWLTFIGFHATFLVQHWLGAEGMPRRYADYLSSDGFTTLNTVSTIGSFVLGASMLPFIWNVVKSYRFGEVVEVDDPWGFGNSLEWATTCPPPRHNFHELPRIRSERPAFELHYPAMVDRINEEKHVARRGHHRVQM; via the coding sequence GTGACCGAGGTGAAGACCAGGGCGGAACCGATCAAACTCAGCCCGCGCCACTCCCCGCGCGGTGCGGTGTTCCTGGCCCTGGTTCGCACCACCGACCCCAAGAAGATCGGGCTGCTCTACCTCACGACCGCGACGGCGTTCTTCCTCGCCGGCGGCGCGATGGCCCTGCTGATGCGCGCCGAGCTCGCCCGCCCGGGCCTGCAGTTCCTGTCGCAGGAGCAGTACAACCAGCTGTTCACCATGCACGGCACGATCATGCTGCTGCTGTACGCCACGCCGATCGTGTTCGGCTTCGCGAACTTCATCCTGCCGCTGCAGATCGGGTCCCCGGACGTCGCGTTCCCCCGGCTCAACGCGTTCTCCTACTGGCTCTACCTCTTCGGTGGCCTGATCGTGCTGAGCGCGTTCCTCACGCCCGCCGGCGCGCCGGACTTCGGCTGGACCGCCTACACGCCGCTCTCGGACGCGGTGCACTCCCCCGGCGTTGGCGGCGACTTGTGGATCATGGGGCTGATCGTGTCGGGGCTCGGCACGATCCTCGGCGCGGTCAACATGATCACCACGATCCTGTGCCTGCGCGCGCCCGGCATGACGATGTTCCGGCTGCCCCTGTTCACCTGGAACATCTTCTTCACCGGGATCCTCATCCTGCTCGCGTTCCCCATCCTGACCGCCGCGCTCTTCGCGCTGGAGGCCGACCGCCGGCTCGGTGCGCACGTGTTCGACCCGGCCAACGGCGGCGCCATCCTGTGGCAGCACCTGTTCTGGTTCTTCGGTCACCCCGAGGTCTACATCGTCGCGCTGCCGTTCTTCGGGATCGTCACCGAGATCATTCCCGTGTTCAGCCGCAAACCGCTCTACGGCTACCGGCTCATGGTGTTCGCGACCATCGGCATCACCGCGCTTTCGGCGACGGTGTGGGCGCACCACATGTTCGCCACCGGCGCGGTGCTCCTGCCGTTTTTCTCCATCCTGACGTTCCTGATCGCTGTGCCGACCGGGATCAAGTTCTTCAACTGGATCGGCACGATGTGGAAGGGCTCGCTCTCGTTCGAGACACCGATGCTGTGGTCCACCGGGTTCATGGTCACGTTCCTGCTCGGCGGGCTCACCGGCGTCATCCTCGCCGCGCCGCCGCTCGACTTCCACGTGCACGACACGTACTTCGTCGTCGCGCACTTCCACTACGTCCTGTTCGGCACCATCGTGTTCGCCACGTTCGCCGGCATCTACTTCTGGTTCCCGAAGATGACCGGGCGCATGCTCGACGAGCGCCTGGGCAAGTGGCAGTTCTGGCTGACGTTCATCGGGTTCCACGCGACGTTCCTGGTGCAGCACTGGCTCGGCGCGGAAGGCATGCCGCGCCGTTACGCCGACTACCTGTCCTCCGACGGGTTCACCACGCTCAACACCGTGTCCACGATCGGCTCGTTCGTGCTCGGCGCGTCGATGCTGCCGTTCATCTGGAACGTCGTGAAGAGCTACCGCTTCGGCGAGGTCGTCGAGGTGGATGACCCGTGGGGCTTCGGCAACTCGCTCGAGTGGGCGACGACGTGCCCGCCCCCGCGGCACAACTTCCACGAGCTGCCGCGCATCCGCTCCGAGCGGCCGGCGTTCGAGCTGCACTACCCTGCGATGGTCGACCGGATCAACGAAGAGAAGCACGTCGCCCGGCGCGGGCACCACCGCGTGCAGATGTAG
- a CDS encoding GPR1/FUN34/YaaH family transporter, whose translation MSDPEHPAVTVRPYASPLPLGFFCFGIGMALLGGIGLGLVDGDQLRTAGILLAGFVFPLEFLAAVMAFLARDTGAAAALGLFATSWLGLGVVHIVAPQQHTSVALGFYLGAFALTLVPLIVVAFLGKALLGIVLTVSAVRAALSAAYQFGAPTAIEHAGGWVAFALFALALYAGTAFLVEDVRQRTTLPILRRAAARQALEGDLSRQNARLPHEAGVRNQL comes from the coding sequence ATGAGCGATCCAGAGCACCCCGCGGTGACTGTCCGGCCCTACGCGAGCCCGTTGCCTCTGGGGTTCTTCTGCTTCGGCATCGGCATGGCACTGCTCGGCGGGATCGGGCTGGGCCTCGTGGACGGCGACCAGCTGCGCACGGCCGGCATCCTGCTCGCCGGCTTCGTCTTCCCGCTCGAGTTCCTCGCCGCCGTCATGGCGTTCCTCGCCCGCGATACCGGTGCGGCGGCTGCCCTCGGCCTCTTCGCGACGTCGTGGCTCGGACTGGGCGTGGTGCACATCGTGGCGCCGCAGCAGCACACCAGCGTCGCCCTGGGGTTCTACCTGGGCGCCTTCGCACTCACGCTCGTGCCGCTGATCGTCGTCGCGTTCCTGGGCAAGGCGTTGCTCGGGATCGTGCTCACCGTGTCCGCCGTGCGCGCCGCCCTGTCGGCGGCGTACCAGTTCGGAGCGCCCACCGCGATCGAGCACGCCGGCGGCTGGGTGGCGTTCGCGCTGTTCGCCTTGGCGCTCTACGCGGGCACAGCGTTCCTCGTCGAAGACGTCCGGCAGCGCACGACGCTCCCGATCCTGCGGCGGGCCGCTGCCCGGCAAGCGCTCGAAGGCGACCTTTCCCGGCAAAACGCCCGCCTGCCGCACGAGGCAGGGGTTCGGAATCAGCTGTGA
- a CDS encoding hemerythrin domain-containing protein yields the protein MSTHDLATVLSEDHLRLSSICTELELGPGSPENRRELADHLIAQLVRHEVAEEPHVSPSPALAGADDLMRRLEGLGPQDTRFEWLLSQLIRAVRRHLRETGLVRLKARYSTARLRDLGDEVLDRRKAAVSVPHPAIADRAQVATLLRTGPGFVDRARAALTSVH from the coding sequence ATGAGCACCCACGACCTCGCGACCGTCTTGAGCGAGGACCACCTCCGGTTGAGCAGCATCTGCACCGAACTCGAGCTGGGGCCCGGCAGCCCCGAGAACCGCCGGGAGCTGGCGGACCACCTGATCGCCCAGCTGGTGCGGCACGAAGTGGCCGAAGAGCCCCACGTTTCCCCCAGCCCGGCGCTCGCCGGAGCCGACGACCTCATGCGGCGGCTCGAGGGCTTGGGCCCGCAGGACACCCGGTTCGAGTGGCTGCTTTCGCAGCTGATCCGCGCGGTCCGGCGGCACCTGCGGGAAACCGGCCTCGTCCGGCTGAAAGCCCGCTACAGCACCGCGCGGCTGCGCGATCTCGGTGACGAGGTCCTGGACCGCCGCAAGGCGGCTGTGTCCGTCCCGCACCCGGCGATCGCGGACCGGGCGCAGGTGGCCACGCTCCTGCGGACCGGACCCGGGTTCGTCGACCGGGCGCGGGCGGCTCTGACATCCGTCCACTGA
- a CDS encoding FAD-dependent oxidoreductase: MSGAVLVAVDGDADVLRDLGRELRERYGRHYRVLTFTTPDDALASLKDLDDVALVLSGQWLSGMTGGELLSRVRRLHPHAKRGLLIAWGEWGDRETGEAIFEAIARGHIDHYVLRPLAAPDEVFHHAISNLLLEWTEARRTSPYTIHVVGESWSGRAYELRKVLGRCAIPHAFSLADSHEGRALIAEVGADGGLPLVVFPDGNVLRNPTDADIAVATGAPVDPERMEFDLVIVGAGPAGLSAAMYGASEGFGTLVVDEGGLGGQATSSSLIRNYLGFPRGVSGRRLAQQAYDQAWVFGAKFVFMQRAVDLERDGELTLTLSNGTRVHSRAVLLATGAAYHRLGVPGLEELSGAGVHYGGPASEAPGATDREVFVVGGGNSAGQAALYLARYARRVTLLVRADSLGAGMSHYLTREIAATPRLDVRLATEIVGGGGDGWLDHLVLRDRRTGEVETVPADGLFVMIGALPHTDWLPPEIRRDERGFVLTGADLDGCSWPIARTRLPLETSMPGVFAAGDARHDSVKRVASAVGEGSVAIQLLHRMFTAEGLRPRGRPQEPVTALGR; this comes from the coding sequence ATGTCCGGCGCCGTGCTCGTCGCCGTCGACGGGGACGCGGATGTGCTGCGCGACCTCGGGCGGGAATTGCGCGAGCGCTACGGGCGCCATTACCGCGTCCTCACCTTCACGACTCCCGACGACGCACTGGCGAGCCTCAAGGACCTCGACGACGTCGCGCTGGTGCTGTCCGGGCAATGGCTTTCCGGGATGACCGGCGGTGAATTGCTCAGCCGCGTCCGGCGCCTGCATCCGCACGCCAAACGCGGCCTGCTGATCGCCTGGGGCGAATGGGGCGACCGGGAGACGGGTGAGGCGATCTTCGAGGCGATCGCCCGCGGGCACATCGACCACTACGTGCTCCGCCCGCTCGCCGCGCCCGACGAGGTCTTCCACCACGCCATCTCGAACCTCCTGCTCGAGTGGACGGAAGCGCGGCGCACCTCGCCGTACACGATCCACGTCGTCGGGGAGTCGTGGTCCGGCCGGGCCTACGAGCTGCGCAAGGTGCTCGGGCGCTGCGCGATCCCGCACGCGTTCTCGCTGGCCGACTCCCACGAGGGCCGCGCGCTCATCGCCGAAGTCGGTGCCGACGGCGGGCTCCCGCTCGTCGTCTTCCCCGACGGCAACGTGCTGCGCAACCCCACCGACGCCGACATCGCCGTCGCGACGGGCGCGCCGGTCGACCCGGAGCGCATGGAGTTCGACCTCGTCATCGTCGGGGCGGGACCGGCGGGGCTGTCGGCGGCCATGTACGGCGCGTCGGAAGGGTTCGGCACGCTCGTCGTCGACGAGGGCGGGCTCGGCGGGCAGGCGACGTCCAGTTCGCTGATCCGCAACTACCTCGGCTTCCCGCGTGGCGTCAGCGGCCGCCGGCTGGCCCAGCAGGCCTACGACCAGGCCTGGGTGTTCGGGGCGAAGTTCGTGTTCATGCAACGGGCGGTCGACCTCGAACGCGATGGCGAGCTCACCCTGACGCTCAGCAACGGCACGCGGGTGCACTCCCGCGCCGTGCTGCTCGCGACGGGCGCCGCCTACCACCGGCTCGGCGTGCCCGGGCTCGAAGAGCTGAGCGGCGCCGGCGTCCACTACGGCGGCCCGGCCTCGGAGGCGCCCGGTGCGACCGACCGCGAGGTCTTCGTCGTGGGCGGCGGCAATTCGGCCGGGCAGGCCGCGCTGTACCTGGCCCGCTACGCCCGCCGCGTCACCCTGCTGGTCCGCGCCGATTCGCTGGGCGCGGGGATGTCTCACTACCTCACGCGGGAGATCGCCGCGACGCCGCGGCTGGACGTGCGCCTGGCCACCGAGATCGTCGGCGGCGGAGGCGATGGGTGGCTCGACCACCTCGTCCTGCGCGACCGCCGGACCGGCGAAGTAGAGACGGTGCCCGCCGACGGGCTGTTCGTGATGATCGGTGCCCTGCCGCACACCGACTGGCTGCCCCCGGAGATCCGGCGCGACGAACGTGGCTTCGTCCTCACCGGAGCCGACCTCGACGGCTGCTCCTGGCCGATCGCTCGCACCCGCCTGCCCCTGGAGACGAGCATGCCGGGCGTTTTCGCCGCCGGCGACGCGCGGCACGACTCGGTGAAGCGCGTGGCGTCCGCCGTCGGCGAGGGCTCCGTCGCGATCCAGCTGCTGCACCGGATGTTCACCGCCGAGGGGCTGCGGCCGCGCGGCCGCCCGCAGGAGCCCGTCACCGCGCTCGGCCGGTGA
- a CDS encoding VOC family protein: MTSRLVAVAVDCRNPEALAEFWREALDYRETHRWTDSHGVTYVELRAPDRPSLLFQPVLEGKTVKNRLHLDLAPRTVDQRDEVERLVTLGAKVLADPEDDHWIVLADPEGNEFCVLPRR; encoded by the coding sequence GTGACCAGCCGGCTCGTCGCTGTCGCCGTGGATTGCCGGAACCCGGAGGCGCTGGCGGAATTCTGGCGGGAGGCCCTGGACTACCGGGAGACGCACCGGTGGACCGACAGCCACGGCGTCACGTACGTCGAGCTGAGGGCACCGGACCGGCCGTCGCTGCTGTTCCAGCCGGTGCTCGAAGGAAAGACGGTGAAGAACCGCCTGCACCTGGATCTCGCCCCGCGGACCGTCGACCAGCGCGACGAGGTCGAGCGCCTCGTGACCCTGGGCGCGAAGGTCCTCGCCGACCCGGAGGACGACCACTGGATCGTGCTGGCCGATCCCGAGGGCAACGAGTTCTGCGTGCTCCCCCGCCGGTGA